From the Anaerolineales bacterium genome, one window contains:
- a CDS encoding twin-arginine translocase subunit TatC — MALTVLWRGLTAPFRWVARGLDRLTAGPRRFFGEEPEDSPLGEAVQKAVARPNEVLAHLAALRGHLLRATLAMALAAIILFEFSGTLLDWLAAPVGGLEALQAVDITEPIGTVMRVTLLASFAVTLPYIALELLLFVAPGISRKARILGLLAIPLVFVLFAAGVTFTYYVLLPPAVNFLLNFMDIPTIVRPSSYIGFATGLMFWVGLSFEFPLVSYTLAAMGLLPARWLAQNWRIAVVLLAVLAAAITPTVDPINMMLVWIPLSLIYFLSVGTAALGQRTRRRLS; from the coding sequence GTGGCGCTTACTGTCCTGTGGCGCGGCCTGACCGCTCCCTTCCGCTGGGTCGCCCGCGGTTTGGACCGGTTGACGGCAGGACCGCGGCGATTCTTTGGCGAGGAACCCGAGGATTCACCCTTGGGCGAAGCCGTACAAAAGGCCGTCGCCCGCCCTAACGAAGTGCTGGCGCACTTGGCCGCCCTGCGCGGCCATTTGTTGCGGGCGACATTGGCCATGGCCCTGGCCGCCATCATTCTGTTCGAATTCTCCGGAACGCTGCTGGACTGGCTGGCTGCCCCGGTGGGCGGCTTGGAGGCCTTGCAAGCGGTGGACATCACCGAGCCGATCGGGACCGTGATGCGTGTTACTTTATTGGCCAGCTTTGCCGTCACCCTGCCTTACATCGCGCTGGAATTGCTACTGTTTGTGGCCCCCGGCATTTCGCGCAAGGCGCGCATCCTCGGCCTGCTGGCGATCCCGCTGGTGTTCGTATTGTTTGCCGCCGGGGTAACGTTCACCTATTATGTGTTGCTGCCACCTGCGGTCAATTTCTTGCTCAACTTCATGGACATCCCCACGATTGTGCGGCCTTCCTCCTATATCGGCTTTGCCACAGGACTGATGTTCTGGGTCGGCCTTTCTTTTGAATTTCCCCTGGTGTCCTACACGCTGGCGGCCATGGGCTTACTCCCAGCCCGCTGGCTGGCGCAAAATTGGCGTATCGCCGTGGTCCTACTGGCCGTGCTGGCCGCAGCCATTACGCCCACAGTCGACCCGATAAACATGATGCTGGTGTGGATCCCGCTCAGCCTGATCTACTTTCTCAGTGTGGGCACAGCCGCCCTGGGCCAACGCACCCGCCGGAGATTGTCATGA
- a CDS encoding DoxX family protein: protein MNIILWIAQGLLGLGFIAAGYNKAFRAQQAAAQPAMAWMSAVSPPLLRFIGLAEIAGGLGVLADAVRGAALAHACGGGVVGAGDGVGLGFPLFTKGTPGDSHQSSAVVVGAVCGLGPLGSCRRINL, encoded by the coding sequence ATGAATATCATTCTTTGGATCGCCCAGGGCCTGTTGGGGTTGGGTTTTATCGCTGCTGGCTATAACAAGGCGTTTCGCGCCCAGCAGGCTGCCGCGCAGCCTGCCATGGCTTGGATGTCTGCCGTATCCCCTCCATTGCTGCGCTTCATCGGCTTGGCGGAGATCGCCGGTGGGTTGGGGGTTCTTGCCGATGCTGTCAGGGGTGCTGCCCTGGCTCACGCCTGTGGCGGCGGCGTTGTTGGCGCTGGTGATGGTGTTGGCCTCGGGTTTCCACTTTTCACGAAAGGAACACCCGGCGATAGTCATCAATCTAGTGCTGTTGTTGTTGGCGCTGTTTGTGGCCTGGGGCCGCTGGGATCTTGTCGCCGCATAAATCTGTGA
- a CDS encoding twin-arginine translocase TatA/TatE family subunit: MEFLGIGITELLAILIIVFLVMGPRDLVKIGGSLGRTLHKFRNSEAWRAMQDASRQLREFPETLVRQAGLDELESDLKEQKQALRELEGQFSAWTRSPDSLSQKTQAPKDPAAGDNPQEAK; this comes from the coding sequence ATGGAATTCCTGGGAATTGGCATTACGGAACTGCTTGCCATTCTGATCATCGTCTTCCTGGTGATGGGGCCGCGCGACCTGGTGAAAATTGGCGGCAGCTTGGGGCGCACCCTGCACAAATTTCGCAATTCCGAAGCCTGGCGCGCCATGCAAGACGCCAGCCGGCAACTGCGCGAATTCCCTGAAACACTGGTTCGCCAGGCAGGCCTGGATGAACTGGAAAGTGACCTGAAGGAACAAAAGCAAGCCTTACGCGAACTGGAAGGCCAATTCAGCGCCTGGACGCGCTCGCCGGATTCCCTGTCCCAGAAAACCCAAGCCCCCAAGGACCCTGCTGCAGGCGACAACCCACAAGAGGCTAAGTAA
- a CDS encoding NAD(P)H-hydrate dehydratase — protein sequence MAKLVTVDEMVAIERAADAAGWSYAHMMQAAGTSLAQAVIAHSHSLEKNIVALVGPGNNGGDALVALRLLAEAGWQTQALLVGGRPAEDDLLLAAQSGGVRISSFAPDLAQTALQKCAVLLDGLLGTGMRLPLRPAFADALDLTVQILNNLATRPLVVAVDCPSGMDCRTGAVAPEALAADLTVCMAAVKQGMLTTSAWPYLGQLEIGDIGLPQDLPAWAAIPRAVIDRPMVRQTLPPRPLDAHKGTFGTALVVAGSQAYPGAALLAAQAAYRVGSGLVRVGTTAAVQAMLAGHLPEAVWSVLPSEAGAIAEAAAADLAAALPRATGLLLGPGLGQQPGTGAFVRAALGLALPPTVIDADALRWLTEIGDWPGRLRADSVLTPHPGEMAALSGLSVEHIQADRLAVAERYAQTWRQVLVLKGAFSVVAAPDGRSATLPLATPVLSRAGSGDVLAGLITGLLAQGVSSYQAACAAVWLHGHTGERALSRLGTAAGVLPSDLLAELPAAIAAAMG from the coding sequence ATGGCGAAACTGGTCACAGTCGATGAGATGGTCGCCATTGAACGGGCGGCAGACGCTGCAGGCTGGTCTTACGCTCACATGATGCAGGCTGCGGGCACTTCTTTAGCGCAAGCCGTGATTGCGCATAGTCATTCCCTTGAGAAGAATATAGTGGCCCTGGTGGGGCCTGGAAACAATGGCGGAGACGCCTTGGTGGCTTTGCGGTTGTTGGCTGAAGCGGGCTGGCAGACCCAAGCGCTGTTGGTCGGCGGAAGGCCGGCTGAGGATGACCTGCTGCTCGCTGCACAAAGTGGGGGCGTGCGGATTTCATCCTTTGCGCCAGATCTGGCCCAAACTGCTCTGCAAAAATGTGCCGTGCTGTTGGATGGCCTGTTAGGCACCGGCATGCGCCTTCCGCTGCGCCCGGCGTTTGCCGATGCGTTGGACCTGACCGTCCAAATACTCAACAACCTGGCCACGCGGCCGCTGGTGGTCGCCGTCGATTGTCCTTCTGGAATGGATTGCCGGACTGGTGCAGTCGCCCCTGAGGCCCTGGCCGCAGACCTGACCGTATGCATGGCTGCCGTAAAGCAAGGCATGCTGACCACCAGTGCCTGGCCCTATCTAGGGCAATTAGAGATTGGCGATATTGGCCTACCGCAGGACCTGCCTGCCTGGGCCGCCATTCCGCGCGCGGTAATCGACCGTCCTATGGTGCGCCAGACCCTGCCGCCGCGCCCCCTGGACGCGCACAAAGGCACCTTTGGCACCGCCCTGGTTGTGGCCGGTTCCCAGGCGTATCCCGGAGCGGCCTTACTGGCCGCTCAGGCTGCCTACCGGGTGGGCAGTGGCCTAGTGCGCGTGGGAACCACGGCAGCGGTGCAGGCAATGCTGGCCGGGCACTTGCCTGAGGCGGTTTGGTCGGTCCTACCGAGCGAGGCTGGCGCCATCGCCGAGGCCGCCGCGGCTGATCTGGCGGCCGCTTTGCCGCGCGCAACGGGCTTGTTGCTGGGACCGGGATTGGGCCAGCAACCCGGCACAGGTGCCTTTGTGCGTGCTGCACTGGGTTTGGCTCTGCCGCCTACAGTCATCGACGCAGACGCCTTGCGCTGGCTGACGGAGATCGGAGATTGGCCAGGTCGCCTGAGAGCGGATAGCGTGCTGACCCCGCACCCGGGCGAGATGGCCGCACTTAGCGGCTTGAGTGTGGAGCACATCCAGGCCGACAGGCTGGCAGTGGCCGAGCGCTATGCTCAGACCTGGCGACAGGTGCTGGTCTTGAAAGGCGCCTTTAGCGTGGTGGCCGCGCCAGACGGGCGCAGCGCTACCCTGCCGTTGGCCACCCCGGTGCTTTCCCGTGCCGGCAGCGGAGACGTTCTGGCAGGCCTCATCACCGGATTACTGGCGCAGGGGGTGTCCTCCTACCAGGCTGCTTGCGCCGCAGTATGGCTGCATGGACATACGGGCGAGCGTGCCTTAAGTCGCCTGGGCACCGCGGCTGGTGTTCTGCCCAGCGATCTGCTGGCGGAGCTGCCCGCGGCCATCGCAGCCGCAATGGGTTAA
- the rpmF gene encoding 50S ribosomal protein L32: MTPLPKRKVSKGRRDRRRAHDSLQVRNTATCSNCGQTRLPHRACPNCGHYKGREVIKVERD, from the coding sequence ATGACGCCACTTCCAAAACGAAAAGTTTCCAAGGGCCGCCGGGACCGCCGCCGCGCCCATGACAGTTTGCAGGTCCGCAACACGGCAACCTGCTCCAACTGTGGGCAGACCCGTCTGCCTCACCGTGCCTGCCCGAACTGCGGCCACTACAAAGGCCGTGAAGTGATCAAGGTGGAGCGCGACTAA
- the nusB gene encoding transcription antitermination factor NusB, with product MKPRTRARSLALQALYEIDLTDHLPGHVLQVRFSEHQLEQELEEFARHLVLGVLPLRQRLDAYIAEHAPEWPIDQVSVIDRNLIRMAVWEFAVSGETPVKVAINEAVELAKRYGSDSSSRFVNGVLGSLADRREEIGQTLSSLAPLGDEKS from the coding sequence ATGAAACCAAGGACACGGGCACGCAGTCTGGCGCTGCAAGCACTTTACGAGATCGACCTCACCGATCACCTGCCCGGTCATGTCCTGCAAGTTCGTTTCAGTGAACACCAACTGGAGCAGGAGCTGGAGGAGTTTGCCCGGCATTTGGTACTGGGCGTACTGCCCTTGCGCCAACGTCTGGATGCGTATATTGCGGAGCACGCACCCGAGTGGCCAATCGACCAAGTTTCCGTAATCGACCGCAATCTGATCCGCATGGCCGTGTGGGAATTTGCCGTCAGTGGTGAAACACCAGTCAAGGTCGCTATCAACGAAGCCGTGGAACTGGCCAAGCGCTACGGTTCGGACAGCTCGTCCCGTTTCGTCAACGGCGTGCTGGGCAGCCTGGCAGACCGCCGCGAAGAGATCGGGCAAACGCTCAGTTCGCTGGCCCCGTTGGGCGACGAGAAGAGCTAG
- a CDS encoding TetR family transcriptional regulator, whose protein sequence is MLINQLATTEREDPRITRTRNLLIDALNELMGEKSFESITVSEIAERATLNRATFYAHFQDKFSLLEYSIRSLVRTQLHAELSADPGLTEMIEKMLRVVCGLLEGYEKHCPAPRGQMQALSEKQIKDEIYTLLLQRLETSKPNRPQQASVQQTAMVTSWAIYGAAFQWSQQNKRQPVAELVRQVLPLITANLQAYLPVKPEPLASPQRAAAGRAPSGLLSYNLRLHPQFI, encoded by the coding sequence ATGTTGATTAACCAACTTGCCACTACCGAGCGCGAGGACCCGCGCATCACGCGCACGCGCAATCTGCTGATTGATGCGCTCAACGAACTGATGGGCGAGAAAAGTTTCGAGTCGATCACGGTCAGTGAGATCGCCGAGCGCGCCACCTTGAACCGGGCTACTTTCTATGCGCATTTCCAGGACAAATTCTCCCTGCTGGAGTATTCCATCCGCAGCCTGGTACGCACCCAACTGCACGCGGAGCTGAGCGCCGACCCCGGCCTGACCGAGATGATCGAAAAGATGCTGCGGGTGGTCTGTGGGCTGCTCGAGGGCTATGAAAAGCACTGCCCTGCCCCACGCGGCCAAATGCAGGCTTTGTCCGAAAAGCAAATCAAGGACGAGATTTACACTCTGCTGCTGCAGCGTCTGGAGACCAGCAAACCTAACCGCCCGCAGCAAGCCTCTGTGCAGCAAACCGCCATGGTGACCAGCTGGGCCATCTATGGCGCGGCATTCCAGTGGAGCCAGCAAAACAAACGACAGCCGGTGGCGGAGCTGGTGCGCCAGGTGCTGCCGCTGATCACCGCCAATTTGCAAGCCTATCTACCCGTCAAGCCAGAGCCGTTGGCCAGCCCGCAGCGGGCGGCTGCCGGGCGGGCTCCCTCCGGCTTGCTTAGCTACAATTTGCGCCTCCACCCCCAATTCATCTAA
- the plsX gene encoding phosphate acyltransferase PlsX: MRIVLDAMGSDNHPAPEVEAAVELAPSMGADLILVGDAPRLKEMLGSRAAGIEVVNAPEVFEMSDHIGPGALRRSQNSMGVALDLVKSGEAAAFVTAGNTGGALAIALARLGRLQGVLRPALTVMYPVKGGRCVALDIGANAECKPEYLQQFALMGAVYAEEILGISSPRIGLISNGEEEGKGNDLIKATFPLIAASGLNFVGNMESKELFGGQADVAVTDGFTGNVLMKTAEAVAKLITERLREELMASPLTKIGGLLSRPAFRRLRKDLDPGEIGAATLLGVNGLVFIGHGRSDGRAIVSAVKLAQRSAQVGLLDSLRMRIEQGLSQVTAPASE; this comes from the coding sequence ATGCGTATCGTTCTGGACGCCATGGGCAGTGACAACCATCCTGCACCGGAGGTTGAAGCCGCAGTGGAACTAGCCCCAAGCATGGGCGCAGACCTGATCCTGGTGGGCGATGCCCCCCGTCTGAAGGAGATGCTGGGTTCACGCGCTGCCGGTATAGAAGTGGTTAATGCGCCGGAAGTATTCGAAATGAGCGATCACATCGGCCCTGGCGCCCTGCGCCGCTCGCAAAACTCCATGGGCGTGGCCCTGGATCTGGTCAAAAGCGGCGAAGCGGCCGCGTTCGTCACAGCAGGCAACACGGGCGGCGCGCTGGCCATCGCCTTAGCCCGCCTGGGCCGCCTGCAAGGCGTGCTGCGCCCCGCCCTGACCGTGATGTACCCGGTCAAGGGCGGTCGCTGTGTGGCGCTGGATATCGGCGCCAACGCCGAATGCAAGCCGGAATACTTGCAGCAGTTTGCCCTGATGGGCGCCGTATACGCGGAAGAGATCCTGGGTATCAGCAGCCCGCGCATCGGCCTGATCTCTAATGGCGAGGAGGAAGGCAAAGGCAACGACCTGATCAAGGCTACCTTCCCGCTGATCGCCGCCAGCGGCCTCAACTTCGTGGGCAACATGGAGAGCAAAGAACTGTTCGGCGGGCAGGCAGACGTTGCCGTGACCGATGGCTTCACCGGCAACGTGCTGATGAAGACGGCCGAAGCCGTGGCCAAGCTGATCACCGAGCGCCTGCGCGAAGAGCTGATGGCCTCCCCGCTGACAAAGATCGGCGGTCTGCTCTCGCGCCCAGCCTTCCGCCGGCTGCGCAAAGACCTGGACCCGGGCGAGATCGGCGCGGCGACCTTGCTGGGCGTCAACGGGCTGGTGTTCATCGGTCACGGCCGCTCAGACGGGCGCGCCATCGTCAGTGCGGTCAAGCTGGCGCAGCGCTCCGCGCAGGTAGGCCTGCTGGACAGCCTGCGCATGCGCATTGAGCAGGGTCTGAGCCAGGTCACTGCGCCAGCCAGCGAATGA
- the fabG gene encoding 3-oxoacyl-[acyl-carrier-protein] reductase — protein sequence MPVNPTPLADQVAVVTGGSRGIGRAIAIELAARGAKVIINYNSNGKAAQDVVMEIVKAGGQAAALIGDVAKSEDAQALIKGAIEKWGSIDILVNNAGITRDMLIMMMSEESWDAVMDTNLKGTFNCSKAAARHMMKARRGRIINITSISGQIGNAGQTNYSASKAGQIGFTKALAREVASRNVTVNAIAAGYIDTEIWDSVPEEMQAATVNMIPLGRKGQPEEIAKAVAFLASDEAAYITGQVLAVDGGLAMF from the coding sequence ATGCCCGTAAACCCCACCCCCCTCGCAGACCAGGTCGCCGTGGTCACTGGCGGCTCACGCGGCATTGGCCGTGCCATCGCCATTGAGCTGGCCGCCCGCGGCGCCAAAGTGATCATCAACTACAACAGCAACGGCAAAGCCGCCCAGGATGTGGTTATGGAGATCGTCAAAGCCGGCGGCCAGGCCGCCGCGCTGATCGGCGATGTGGCCAAGTCTGAAGACGCCCAGGCGCTGATCAAAGGCGCCATCGAAAAATGGGGAAGCATCGACATCCTGGTCAACAATGCTGGCATCACCCGAGATATGTTGATCATGATGATGTCCGAAGAGTCTTGGGATGCGGTCATGGACACCAACCTCAAAGGCACCTTCAACTGCTCCAAAGCCGCCGCCCGGCATATGATGAAAGCCCGCCGCGGCCGCATCATCAACATCACCTCCATTTCTGGCCAAATTGGCAATGCCGGCCAAACCAACTATTCGGCCTCGAAAGCTGGCCAAATCGGCTTCACCAAGGCGCTGGCGCGCGAGGTGGCTTCTCGCAATGTGACCGTCAACGCCATTGCGGCCGGCTATATTGATACGGAAATTTGGGACAGCGTGCCGGAGGAGATGCAGGCGGCCACAGTTAACATGATCCCGCTGGGCCGCAAGGGCCAGCCGGAAGAAATTGCGAAAGCCGTGGCCTTCCTGGCCTCGGATGAAGCCGCCTACATCACCGGCCAGGTACTGGCTGTGGATGGCGGGTTGGCCATGTTCTAA
- a CDS encoding DoxX family protein, with the protein MFDFITQYSDWGLLILRLGVAYVFWAHGLPKIKDVGKFAGFLQQLKVPAAGLMGWVVSLWETLGAVLLALGIFTPLVALGFVAVMLVAIRGVKIGMAKADFVGGWELEFTLLVAALALVFTGAGALSLDAFFGI; encoded by the coding sequence ATGTTTGATTTTATTACGCAGTATTCCGATTGGGGTCTCTTGATCTTGCGCTTGGGCGTAGCCTATGTTTTTTGGGCTCATGGCTTGCCCAAGATCAAAGATGTCGGCAAGTTTGCCGGCTTCCTGCAGCAGCTTAAGGTGCCTGCCGCGGGTCTGATGGGTTGGGTGGTTTCTTTGTGGGAAACCCTTGGGGCCGTTTTGCTGGCTCTGGGCATCTTCACTCCGCTGGTGGCGCTGGGCTTTGTTGCTGTAATGCTGGTGGCCATTCGTGGCGTGAAGATCGGCATGGCCAAAGCCGATTTCGTGGGCGGTTGGGAGTTGGAGTTCACCCTGCTGGTGGCTGCTCTGGCGCTGGTCTTCACCGGTGCTGGCGCCCTTTCTCTGGACGCCTTCTTCGGCATCTAA
- a CDS encoding YtxH domain-containing protein, whose product MSDRNGDFGAFFSGLLMGGIIGAVSALLMAPQSGEETRKLLRERGIELRDMSSDALEKAAAEARERADELTRLAREQAKDLRGRAEDVRTRGEAAIEDIRLRGEAAVEAAKTPRGGKKN is encoded by the coding sequence ATGTCTGACAGAAATGGTGATTTTGGAGCTTTCTTTTCCGGCCTGCTGATGGGCGGCATTATCGGTGCGGTGAGTGCTCTGCTGATGGCCCCGCAATCCGGCGAAGAGACCCGCAAGCTGTTGCGTGAAAGAGGCATTGAACTGCGCGATATGAGCAGTGACGCCCTGGAGAAGGCTGCCGCTGAGGCACGTGAGCGTGCCGATGAACTGACCCGCCTGGCGCGTGAACAGGCCAAGGATCTGCGTGGCCGCGCCGAAGATGTCCGTACCCGCGGTGAAGCCGCGATCGAGGACATTCGCCTGCGCGGTGAAGCGGCCGTAGAAGCTGCCAAGACCCCGCGTGGCGGCAAGAAGAACTAA
- a CDS encoding carboxypeptidase M32, producing the protein MEKKLKELKTRLEEVSNLNSATAVLGWDQATFMPPAGANSRGRQMATLASLSQEKFTDPAIGKLLDELQPYAEGLPYDSDDAALIRKTRSDYEKAVKVPPAWVAKFSTHSAVSYQAWTEARPANNFKAVEDKLKTTLDLSREYANFFPGYEHIADPLIDGPDPGMKASDIRRVFGELREQLVPLVKTITEQAMADDSPLRAGYPEDEQLAFGMQVAKDYGFDFNRGRQDKSPHPFMTSFAIDDVRITTRVQEGDLSDALFSTLHETGHALYELGIDPALEGTPLAGGTSSGVHESQSRTWENIIGRSRGFWEHYYPKLQKQFPGQLNRVSLDEFYRAINKVSRSLIRTDADEVTYNLHVMLRFELELELLEGKLEVKDLPEAWHARYQADLGIHAPSDVDGVLQDVHWYGGAIGGEFQGYTLGNIMSALFYDAALKAHPDIPQQTGQGQFGTLHSWLKDNLYRHGSKFTPNELIERVTGGPLRIEPYIQYLKTKYGELYTL; encoded by the coding sequence ATGGAAAAGAAACTGAAAGAACTGAAAACGCGGCTCGAAGAAGTCTCCAACCTAAATAGCGCCACCGCCGTACTAGGCTGGGACCAGGCCACCTTTATGCCTCCCGCCGGAGCCAACAGCCGCGGCCGCCAGATGGCGACTCTGGCCAGTTTAAGCCAGGAGAAGTTCACCGACCCGGCGATCGGCAAGCTGCTGGATGAACTGCAGCCCTACGCTGAAGGCCTGCCCTACGACTCTGATGACGCGGCGCTGATCCGCAAGACGCGCAGCGATTACGAAAAGGCCGTCAAAGTGCCACCGGCTTGGGTAGCGAAATTTAGCACCCATTCTGCCGTGAGCTACCAGGCTTGGACCGAAGCACGCCCCGCCAACAACTTCAAAGCCGTGGAAGACAAGCTCAAGACCACGCTTGACCTGAGTCGCGAATACGCCAACTTCTTCCCCGGATACGAGCACATCGCCGACCCGCTGATCGACGGACCCGACCCGGGCATGAAGGCATCTGACATCCGCCGCGTCTTCGGCGAGTTGCGCGAACAGCTGGTACCGCTGGTCAAGACCATCACCGAACAGGCAATGGCGGATGACAGCCCGCTGCGCGCTGGCTACCCGGAGGACGAACAGCTGGCTTTCGGCATGCAGGTTGCCAAGGACTATGGCTTCGACTTCAACCGGGGCCGCCAGGACAAAAGCCCGCACCCGTTCATGACCAGCTTCGCCATTGACGATGTGCGCATCACCACACGCGTGCAGGAAGGCGACCTCTCCGACGCGCTGTTTAGCACGCTGCACGAGACCGGCCATGCCCTGTATGAGTTGGGCATTGACCCGGCCCTGGAAGGTACACCACTGGCGGGCGGCACGTCCTCCGGTGTGCACGAGAGCCAATCACGCACCTGGGAGAACATCATCGGTCGCAGCCGCGGCTTCTGGGAGCATTACTACCCCAAGCTGCAGAAGCAGTTCCCCGGCCAGCTGAACAGAGTCTCGCTGGACGAGTTCTATCGGGCGATCAACAAAGTCTCACGCTCCCTGATCCGCACGGATGCCGACGAGGTGACCTACAACCTGCATGTGATGCTGCGCTTCGAGCTGGAGCTGGAGCTGCTCGAAGGCAAGCTGGAAGTTAAGGACTTGCCGGAAGCCTGGCACGCCCGTTACCAGGCCGACCTGGGCATTCACGCCCCCAGTGATGTGGACGGCGTGCTGCAAGATGTGCACTGGTATGGCGGCGCGATCGGCGGAGAGTTTCAAGGCTACACCCTGGGCAACATTATGAGCGCGTTGTTTTACGACGCAGCGCTCAAGGCACACCCAGACATTCCCCAGCAGACCGGCCAAGGCCAGTTCGGCACACTGCACAGTTGGCTGAAGGACAACTTGTACCGGCACGGCTCCAAGTTCACTCCGAACGAGCTGATCGAGCGGGTGACTGGCGGTCCCCTACGCATCGAGCCGTACATCCAGTATCTAAAAACAAAATACGGCGAACTGTATACGCTCTAA
- the fabD gene encoding ACP S-malonyltransferase, with protein sequence MTPDPKTTAFIFPGQGSQKIGMGKELSAAHPEAKAIFQQADDTLGFAFSSLCWDGPEAELNDTINTQPALFVHSIAALRVFEKLWPGFQPAFVAGHSLGELSAAVAAGALDFAAGLRLVRRRGELMKQAGQRSPGGMAAILGLDIPAVEAACANASTADEVAQVANDNCPGQVVISGHSAAVERAMEAAKAAGAKRALPLAVSIAAHSPLMASVQSEFAAAIAEANPGEPAIPMIGNVEAAALADAAALRADLEAQLTARVRWTESIQIMHRSGVTQFIELGTGSVLTGLLKRIESEAQGIALGEPADFEKALAETS encoded by the coding sequence ATGACCCCAGACCCCAAAACCACCGCCTTCATTTTCCCCGGACAGGGATCGCAAAAGATCGGCATGGGCAAGGAATTGTCCGCCGCTCACCCCGAAGCCAAAGCCATCTTCCAGCAAGCCGATGACACGCTGGGTTTCGCTTTCTCCAGCTTGTGCTGGGATGGCCCGGAAGCCGAACTGAACGATACGATCAACACGCAGCCCGCCCTATTCGTACACAGTATTGCCGCCCTGCGCGTCTTCGAGAAACTGTGGCCCGGGTTCCAGCCCGCCTTTGTGGCTGGCCACAGCCTGGGTGAGCTGAGTGCGGCCGTGGCTGCTGGGGCGCTGGACTTCGCCGCCGGGTTGCGGCTGGTACGCCGGCGCGGCGAACTGATGAAGCAAGCCGGCCAGCGTTCGCCGGGCGGCATGGCCGCCATCCTGGGGCTGGACATCCCGGCTGTGGAAGCAGCCTGTGCCAACGCCAGCACGGCCGACGAAGTCGCCCAGGTAGCCAACGACAACTGCCCGGGCCAGGTGGTCATCTCCGGCCATTCGGCGGCTGTGGAACGCGCCATGGAAGCCGCCAAAGCAGCCGGAGCCAAGCGCGCTCTGCCGCTGGCCGTGAGCATCGCCGCCCATTCTCCGCTGATGGCCAGCGTGCAAAGCGAATTTGCCGCGGCCATCGCCGAGGCCAACCCAGGCGAGCCAGCTATCCCCATGATTGGCAATGTTGAGGCTGCGGCGCTGGCCGACGCGGCGGCGCTGCGCGCCGACCTGGAAGCGCAGCTGACCGCCCGCGTGCGCTGGACCGAAAGCATCCAGATCATGCACCGCTCTGGCGTGACCCAGTTCATTGAGCTCGGCACTGGCAGCGTGCTGACTGGTCTATTGAAACGTATCGAGAGCGAGGCTCAGGGCATCGCCCTGGGTGAGCCCGCCGACTTTGAAAAAGCCCTCGCCGAAACCAGCTAA
- a CDS encoding Asp23/Gls24 family envelope stress response protein, with product MRNPDTTTVAPDVLQSIARLTALDVPGVYAMLAHGVGRRSDQGVHVKIDGNHVEMDLFLVLESGVNLRQVGHEVQAAVTRAIDEMVGMQPGRINIHIEDIYYPNS from the coding sequence ATGCGAAACCCCGATACGACCACTGTTGCACCCGATGTACTGCAATCGATCGCCCGGCTCACGGCTCTGGATGTGCCCGGCGTGTACGCTATGCTGGCGCACGGCGTAGGCCGCCGCTCCGACCAGGGGGTGCACGTGAAGATCGATGGCAATCATGTCGAGATGGATCTGTTTCTGGTATTGGAGAGCGGGGTCAACCTGCGCCAGGTGGGCCATGAGGTGCAGGCAGCGGTAACCCGCGCCATCGACGAAATGGTGGGCATGCAGCCCGGTCGCATCAATATCCACATCGAAGACATCTATTACCCGAACAGCTGA